One window from the genome of Dyella sp. A6 encodes:
- a CDS encoding IS30 family transposase — MVGKARGESARQLALMLGRSPSTISRELARNGHQEPSVLPRMGRPRLSYDASRAGQRARRLARKPRRERKLRRDGQLWCLVRRLLGKGWSPQQVSRTLRRHHPDERAKHVSHETIYTAIYAAPRGELRRGLVALLRQHKCARRPRGQGANRRGRMHDLPSIHDRPLEANERLLPGHWEGDFIKGARNRSSVGVLVDRRTRFLKLVRMEGCLAEDALKGFSRAFRPLPPELRQTLTYDQGKEMALYRTLSERTGLAIYFADPRSPWQRGICENTNGLLRQYLPKGTDLSVYSQKQLDAIARRMNLRPRATLDYHCPAEMFIRAMGRDDLADAIDGALLD; from the coding sequence ATGGTCGGCAAGGCTCGGGGGGAGAGTGCCCGGCAGCTCGCCCTGATGCTGGGTCGCTCACCCAGCACGATTTCGCGGGAGCTGGCTCGCAATGGTCACCAGGAACCGTCCGTCCTGCCTCGGATGGGTCGGCCAAGGTTGAGCTACGACGCCAGTCGAGCCGGCCAACGCGCCCGGCGCCTGGCACGTAAGCCGCGGCGCGAGCGCAAATTGCGGCGGGACGGTCAGCTGTGGTGCCTCGTGCGCCGCTTGCTGGGCAAGGGCTGGTCACCTCAACAGGTGAGTCGCACACTGCGGCGTCATCACCCGGATGAGCGAGCCAAGCACGTGTCGCACGAGACGATCTACACCGCGATCTATGCCGCGCCACGCGGCGAACTGCGGCGGGGCCTGGTCGCACTTCTGCGGCAGCACAAATGTGCGCGTCGGCCGCGTGGTCAGGGTGCGAACCGGCGCGGCCGGATGCACGACTTGCCGAGCATTCATGATCGTCCACTCGAAGCCAATGAACGGCTGTTGCCCGGCCACTGGGAAGGCGACTTCATCAAAGGCGCCCGTAACCGATCCTCGGTGGGCGTACTGGTGGATCGTCGGACACGTTTCCTGAAGCTGGTGAGGATGGAGGGGTGTTTGGCGGAGGATGCGCTGAAAGGCTTCAGCCGCGCATTCCGGCCGCTGCCACCGGAACTGCGCCAGACGCTGACTTACGATCAGGGCAAGGAAATGGCGCTCTACCGGACGCTATCGGAGCGCACTGGATTAGCGATCTACTTCGCCGACCCACGTAGCCCTTGGCAACGCGGCATCTGCGAGAACACCAATGGCCTGCTGCGCCAATACCTGCCTAAAGGTACGGACTTGTCGGTCTACAGCCAGAAGCAGCTCGACGCGATCGCCCGACGCATGAACCTCCGGCCACGTGCCACTCTCGATTACCACTGCCCTGCAGAAATGTTCATCCGTGCCATGGGCAGAGATGATCTGGCCGATGCCATCGATGGTGCACTTCTAGATTGA
- a CDS encoding IS3 family transposase (programmed frameshift): MRKSKFTESQIVATLKQVEGGRQVKDVCRELGISDATYYVWKSKYGGMEASDIQRLRDVEAEHAKLKRMYAELAMENHALKDLIAKKFVDPAHKRPLLTWLMNHYGWSERRACSAMGLSRSTARYRRRPDRDEEVIALLAELAERFPERGFGKLFQLIRRCGLVRNHKRVWRVYCRMQLNRRRRGKKRVPNRHPMPLAAGEQINASWSIDFMSDALWDGQRFRTFNVIDDFSREALAIEVDLNLPATRVIRTLERIAAWRGYPAKLRLDNGPEFIALALAEWAERKGITLDFIEPGRPMQNGFIERFNGSFRRGVLDMYIFRTLTEVREHAERWLADYNNEIPHDSLDGLTPVEFRLQNDPATSNLAWH, translated from the exons ATGCGCAAGAGCAAGTTCACCGAAAGTCAGATCGTCGCGACGCTGAAGCAGGTCGAAGGCGGTCGGCAGGTCAAAGATGTGTGCCGCGAGTTGGGCATATCGGACGCCACGTACTACGTGTGGAAGTCCAAGTATGGCGGGATGGAAGCGTCCGACATACAGCGGCTGCGCGACGTCGAGGCGGAGCACGCCAAGCTCAAGCGGATGTATGCCGAGCTGGCGATGGAGAACCACGCGCTGAAGGATCTGATTGCAAAAAAGT TTGTAGACCCGGCGCACAAGCGCCCGCTGCTGACGTGGTTGATGAATCACTACGGCTGGAGCGAGCGCCGGGCTTGTTCGGCGATGGGCTTGTCGCGATCAACGGCGCGTTACCGCCGCCGACCGGATCGGGACGAGGAAGTGATTGCGCTGCTCGCTGAACTGGCGGAACGGTTTCCAGAGCGTGGCTTCGGCAAGCTGTTTCAGCTGATTCGACGCTGCGGCCTGGTGCGAAACCACAAGAGGGTGTGGCGCGTGTATTGCCGGATGCAACTCAATCGCCGCCGACGCGGCAAGAAGCGTGTACCGAACCGGCATCCGATGCCCTTGGCGGCTGGCGAGCAGATCAACGCTAGTTGGTCGATCGACTTCATGTCCGACGCCCTGTGGGATGGGCAGCGCTTCCGGACGTTCAACGTGATTGACGACTTCAGTCGCGAAGCACTGGCCATCGAGGTCGACCTCAACCTGCCCGCCACGCGTGTCATCCGCACGCTGGAGCGGATTGCGGCCTGGCGCGGCTATCCGGCCAAGCTTCGCCTGGACAACGGGCCGGAATTCATCGCACTGGCGCTGGCCGAATGGGCCGAGCGCAAAGGCATCACTCTGGACTTCATCGAGCCCGGCAGGCCCATGCAAAACGGCTTCATCGAGCGTTTCAACGGCAGCTTCCGCCGTGGCGTGCTCGACATGTACATCTTCCGCACGCTCACCGAAGTACGTGAGCACGCGGAACGGTGGCTGGCCGACTACAACAACGAGATTCCCCACGACAGCCTCGACGGGCTCACGCCCGTCGAATTCCGACTTCAGAACGACCCGGCAACCTCTAATTTAGCTTGGCACTGA
- the clcA gene encoding H(+)/Cl(-) exchange transporter ClcA has translation MSRTDQVHDADEGATGTAGSLLLLGLLAPLAGLGAGVIGALFRWVLARANQFRDALIAHLGHSGVGGFVLLVALAAMATAIAAWLAKRIAPSAAGSGIPRVEAVLREQVEPAPLRVIPVKFVAGTLAIGSGLALGREGPSVQMGASIAYHLGRLFRRSWADCRALLAAGAGAGLATAFNAPIAGALFVLERLVRRFEARMAMVSLAASAVAIWVARALLGNTPDDRVHALLSPGVVQEPLYLLLGVAAGFAGMLYNRTVLAGLGITDRLGGLPVELRAAIVGAAVGSIAWFAPGMVGGGDAVAQQALDGMGGLAVIPLIFLFRLLLIACSVSSGAPGGLLAPFLVLGAELGVWFGKLFALLLPALAIQPEAFALVGMAALFAGILRAPLTGIVLVTEMTNDATLLLPMIVACSAAMLVPALFGNSSILDALGARALARRDRHARVMPGQGPRTMNQAPGADDRPR, from the coding sequence ATGAGTCGGACCGACCAGGTTCATGATGCCGATGAGGGTGCGACTGGGACGGCCGGGAGCCTGCTGCTGCTTGGCCTGTTGGCGCCACTGGCCGGACTCGGTGCGGGGGTGATCGGTGCGCTGTTCCGGTGGGTACTGGCCCGGGCAAACCAGTTTCGAGATGCGTTGATCGCCCACCTCGGACACTCCGGCGTGGGTGGCTTCGTGCTGCTGGTTGCATTGGCTGCGATGGCGACGGCTATTGCGGCGTGGCTTGCCAAACGCATAGCGCCGTCGGCCGCGGGAAGCGGCATTCCCCGCGTCGAAGCGGTCCTGCGCGAACAGGTGGAGCCCGCTCCGCTGCGCGTGATCCCGGTGAAGTTCGTGGCGGGCACGCTGGCGATCGGCTCCGGGCTGGCCCTGGGGCGGGAAGGTCCCAGCGTGCAGATGGGCGCGAGTATCGCGTATCACCTGGGCAGGCTTTTCCGACGTAGTTGGGCCGATTGCAGGGCCCTGCTGGCCGCCGGTGCAGGCGCCGGGTTGGCAACAGCCTTCAACGCGCCCATCGCAGGTGCCTTGTTCGTTCTGGAGCGGCTGGTGAGGCGCTTCGAGGCGCGCATGGCGATGGTTTCGCTGGCCGCATCGGCGGTGGCGATCTGGGTTGCCAGGGCCTTGCTTGGCAATACGCCGGACGACCGGGTGCACGCCTTGTTGTCACCGGGCGTCGTGCAGGAGCCGCTGTACCTGTTGCTGGGCGTGGCGGCCGGGTTCGCCGGCATGCTCTACAACCGGACCGTGCTTGCCGGCCTTGGCATCACCGACCGGCTGGGCGGCTTGCCGGTCGAGCTTCGTGCCGCCATCGTGGGTGCGGCGGTGGGGTCCATCGCGTGGTTTGCGCCGGGCATGGTTGGCGGTGGCGACGCAGTTGCCCAGCAGGCGCTGGACGGCATGGGCGGGCTGGCCGTGATTCCGCTGATCTTCCTGTTCCGGCTGCTGCTGATCGCCTGCTCGGTGTCTTCCGGCGCTCCCGGTGGCCTGCTTGCGCCGTTCCTGGTGCTCGGGGCCGAGCTGGGGGTGTGGTTCGGGAAGCTGTTTGCACTGTTGCTGCCTGCACTGGCCATACAGCCCGAGGCATTTGCCCTGGTCGGCATGGCGGCCTTGTTTGCCGGCATTCTGCGTGCGCCGCTCACAGGCATCGTGCTGGTCACGGAAATGACCAACGACGCGACCCTGCTGCTGCCGATGATCGTGGCGTGTTCGGCGGCGATGCTGGTGCCGGCCCTGTTCGGTAACAGCTCGATTCTGGATGCGCTGGGCGCACGCGCGCTGGCTCGTCGCGACCGGCACGCCCGGGTCATGCCAGGTCAAGGGCCGCGCACGATGAACCAGGCACCTGGCGCCGATGATCGCCCGCGTTGA
- a CDS encoding NAAT family transporter: protein MSVDFPFAMKVFAALFAIMNPIANIPVFLSLTEGASDSQKRRIALVTMTGVTVGCIVSMTVGDLILRVFGLTINDFRLAGGLLVLLIALDMLHGSSSAQHQPGTKEMADAQDVAIYPLTIPLLVGPGTIATLIVFGQNAMANGLVPGLILGVAVFLVVLAMALFMAPLIGRHLSSRVTAITKRLMGMILAAIAMEMIVASLQVAFKGIAG, encoded by the coding sequence ATGAGTGTAGATTTTCCGTTTGCAATGAAGGTGTTCGCGGCACTGTTCGCCATCATGAATCCGATCGCGAACATTCCGGTGTTTCTGTCGCTTACGGAGGGGGCCAGCGATAGTCAGAAGCGTCGTATCGCCCTCGTCACGATGACCGGTGTGACGGTGGGCTGCATCGTTTCGATGACCGTGGGCGATCTCATCCTTCGCGTGTTCGGCCTCACCATCAATGACTTCCGTCTTGCCGGCGGACTGCTTGTATTGCTGATTGCACTGGACATGCTGCATGGCTCGTCGAGTGCGCAGCATCAACCCGGTACGAAAGAGATGGCCGATGCCCAGGACGTGGCGATCTACCCCTTGACGATACCGTTGCTGGTCGGTCCGGGCACCATCGCCACACTGATCGTATTCGGGCAGAACGCCATGGCCAATGGCCTGGTTCCGGGGCTGATCCTGGGGGTCGCGGTGTTCCTGGTGGTGCTGGCCATGGCCTTGTTCATGGCACCGTTGATCGGACGACATCTTTCGTCCCGGGTCACCGCGATCACCAAGCGCCTGATGGGCATGATCCTCGCCGCGATCGCCATGGAAATGATCGTGGCCAGCCTGCAGGTGGCCTTCAAGGGCATTGCCGGTTAG
- a CDS encoding FdhF/YdeP family oxidoreductase, whose amino-acid sequence MAEEKLPYKPYRHPAGGWGAAAATAKVLLQQSVVTSGSRALLSMNQPGGFKCPSCAFPDPDCRKTLEFCENGAKALAFEATKRRVTREFFAAHSVSELMQQSDHWLEMQGRLTEPMRYDAATDHYVPCEWDAAFELIGRHLRGLDSPDQAEFYTSGRTANEAAFLYSIFVREFGTNNFPDCSNMCHEPTSRGLPPSIGVGKGTVVMADFDHAQALFIIGQNTGTNSPRMMTNLVEARRRGIPIVAINPMPERALIRFTEPQDVVQMATFGSTPITSEFVHIRIGGDLALLKGMMKVMFEREAAGEKILDHDFIREHTVGLDAVREEVLAQSWSDIVEMSGVDEAQIRRVADIYIRSSATMICYGMGLTQHQQGSRLLQQVVNVLLLKGNFGKPGAGIAPIRGHSNVQGDRTVGIDEQPPREYLDRVRDVFGFEPPRANGHHTIEAVEAMMRGEARVFIGMGGNFVRAVPDTERSYAAMRNLDLTVGIATKLNRGHIVHGRDALILPVVSRSETIRTPLGEQFVTIEDSMSNVSASRGVLEPVSAQVLPEVEIVCRMALATLPDSKVAWRDYMHDYALIRDRISVIYPAIYSSFTEKIQNPKGFTLDVPPRRRVWPTPNGKANFLVFPGLDANDRVSDPDMLRLATIRSHDQFNTTIYSYNDRYRGIYNDRMVLLMNAQDRAARGLRDGDRVDVETISNDGVARRVEGLTAIDYPLPPGAVAGYYPELNPLLPLSYFDKISGTPAAKSIPVRVMPHVMETPEA is encoded by the coding sequence ATGGCTGAGGAAAAGCTTCCGTACAAACCCTACAGGCACCCGGCCGGCGGCTGGGGTGCTGCCGCCGCAACCGCCAAGGTGCTGCTGCAGCAGAGCGTCGTCACCAGCGGATCGCGCGCGCTGCTGTCGATGAATCAGCCTGGGGGCTTCAAATGTCCCAGCTGCGCCTTCCCGGACCCGGATTGCAGGAAGACCCTGGAGTTCTGTGAGAACGGCGCCAAGGCGCTGGCCTTCGAGGCGACCAAGCGTCGCGTGACGCGCGAGTTCTTCGCCGCGCATTCGGTATCCGAGTTAATGCAGCAGTCGGACCACTGGCTGGAAATGCAGGGGCGGCTGACCGAGCCGATGCGCTACGACGCGGCAACCGACCATTACGTGCCGTGCGAATGGGACGCGGCATTCGAGCTGATAGGCCGTCACCTGCGTGGGCTGGACAGCCCGGACCAGGCCGAGTTCTACACCTCGGGCCGCACCGCCAACGAGGCGGCGTTCCTGTATTCGATATTCGTGCGCGAGTTCGGCACCAATAATTTTCCGGACTGCTCGAACATGTGCCACGAGCCGACCAGCCGTGGCCTGCCGCCTTCCATCGGCGTCGGCAAGGGCACGGTGGTGATGGCGGACTTCGATCATGCCCAGGCGCTGTTCATCATCGGCCAGAACACCGGCACCAATTCGCCGCGGATGATGACCAACCTGGTCGAGGCCCGTCGGCGTGGCATCCCGATCGTGGCCATCAACCCGATGCCGGAGCGGGCACTGATCCGCTTTACCGAGCCCCAGGATGTCGTGCAGATGGCGACCTTCGGCTCGACACCGATCACCAGCGAATTCGTGCACATCCGCATCGGCGGCGATCTGGCCCTGCTCAAGGGCATGATGAAGGTGATGTTCGAGCGCGAGGCCGCCGGCGAGAAGATCCTGGACCACGATTTCATCCGCGAGCACACCGTCGGGCTGGACGCGGTCCGCGAGGAGGTGCTGGCCCAGAGCTGGAGCGACATCGTGGAGATGTCCGGCGTGGACGAGGCGCAGATCCGGCGGGTCGCCGATATCTACATCCGTTCCAGCGCCACCATGATCTGCTACGGCATGGGTCTTACCCAGCACCAGCAGGGTTCGCGGCTGCTGCAGCAGGTGGTGAACGTACTGCTGCTCAAGGGCAATTTCGGCAAGCCCGGTGCCGGCATCGCGCCGATTCGTGGCCACTCGAACGTGCAGGGCGACCGCACCGTCGGCATCGACGAGCAGCCGCCACGCGAATACCTGGATCGCGTGCGCGATGTCTTCGGCTTCGAGCCTCCGCGTGCGAACGGGCACCACACCATTGAGGCGGTCGAAGCCATGATGCGTGGCGAGGCGCGGGTGTTCATCGGCATGGGCGGCAATTTCGTGCGCGCCGTTCCCGATACCGAACGCTCGTATGCCGCGATGCGAAATCTCGACCTGACGGTGGGCATCGCCACCAAGTTGAACCGCGGTCACATCGTGCATGGCCGCGATGCGCTGATCCTGCCTGTCGTCTCGCGCTCCGAGACCATACGGACGCCGCTGGGCGAGCAGTTCGTCACCATCGAGGATTCGATGTCGAATGTCTCCGCATCGCGCGGGGTGCTGGAACCGGTCAGTGCGCAGGTGCTTCCCGAAGTCGAGATCGTCTGCCGCATGGCGCTTGCGACGCTGCCCGACAGCAAGGTCGCGTGGCGCGATTACATGCACGACTACGCCCTGATCCGCGACCGGATCTCGGTCATCTATCCGGCGATCTACAGCAGCTTCACGGAGAAGATCCAGAACCCCAAGGGTTTCACCCTGGATGTGCCACCGCGGCGCCGCGTCTGGCCGACACCGAACGGCAAGGCCAATTTCCTGGTGTTTCCGGGACTGGACGCCAACGATCGGGTCAGTGACCCGGACATGCTGCGGCTGGCGACCATCCGCTCGCACGACCAGTTCAACACCACGATCTATAGCTACAACGACCGTTATCGCGGCATCTACAACGACCGCATGGTGCTGCTGATGAATGCGCAGGACCGGGCAGCCCGCGGACTGCGCGATGGCGACCGCGTCGACGTGGAGACCATCAGCAACGACGGTGTCGCGCGTCGTGTCGAAGGGCTGACGGCGATCGACTATCCTTTGCCGCCGGGAGCGGTGGCTGGCTACTACCCGGAACTGAACCCGTTGCTGCCGCTGTCGTATTTCGACAAGATCAGCGGAACGCCGGCGGCCAAGTCCATTCCGGTCCGCGTGATGCCCCATGTCATGGAGACGCCCGAAGCCTGA
- a CDS encoding bestrophin family protein — MIVRPRNPNSVFTLLFALKGSIVPVIWPRVLYTMLLSLAVVVADKRGLALHFTLNAAPLTLLGLTLAIFLGFRNNVAYQRWWEARTLWGELVIASRNLARQTLSYMPTLAPAEQAWLVKNIIGFTHVLRHELRGTPADADVRRWLSPDAVADITASKNRPNAVLGMVGTAYADAARAAGVDSILMASMDREIDTLSHVLGGCERIKNTPIPFAYILLLHRTVHVYCFMLPFCLIGPLGWLTPLAVGVMAYTFFGLDAIGEQIEDPFDLLPNDLPLDALCRTVEISLLELLGEADIPDPLHPCNNVLS, encoded by the coding sequence ATGATCGTACGCCCCCGAAATCCGAATTCCGTATTCACGCTGCTGTTCGCGCTCAAGGGTTCCATTGTCCCGGTCATCTGGCCGCGCGTGCTGTACACCATGCTCCTTTCGCTTGCCGTGGTGGTCGCCGACAAGCGTGGCCTGGCCCTTCACTTCACCCTGAATGCGGCACCGTTGACCCTGCTGGGCCTGACCCTGGCCATCTTCCTGGGTTTCCGCAACAACGTGGCCTACCAACGTTGGTGGGAGGCACGCACGCTGTGGGGCGAACTGGTGATCGCCTCGCGCAACCTGGCGCGCCAGACCCTTTCGTACATGCCGACGCTTGCACCGGCCGAGCAGGCCTGGCTGGTGAAAAACATCATCGGGTTCACGCATGTGCTGCGGCATGAGCTGCGCGGGACGCCGGCCGATGCCGATGTGCGGCGATGGCTGTCGCCGGATGCGGTGGCGGACATCACCGCGTCGAAGAACCGGCCCAATGCCGTGCTGGGCATGGTCGGTACCGCCTACGCAGATGCGGCCCGGGCCGCTGGCGTGGACAGCATCCTGATGGCGTCCATGGACCGGGAAATCGACACGCTCTCGCACGTGCTGGGCGGCTGCGAGCGCATCAAGAACACCCCGATACCGTTCGCCTACATCCTGCTTCTGCACCGCACCGTGCATGTCTACTGTTTCATGCTGCCGTTCTGCCTGATCGGGCCGCTGGGCTGGCTGACGCCGCTGGCCGTGGGCGTCATGGCCTACACGTTCTTCGGTCTGGACGCGATCGGCGAACAGATCGAGGACCCGTTCGACCTTCTGCCCAACGACCTGCCGCTGGACGCGCTGTGCCGTACGGTGGAGATCAGCCTGCTCGAACTGCTCGGCGAAGCCGACATTCCTGATCCGCTACATCCATGCAACAACGTGTTGTCCTGA
- a CDS encoding DoxX family protein — translation MVKGHDGLLLVGRFLLVLLFLVFGVQKLDYASTVHYMMQVGAPLPGLAAVVAIVMETLVPLAIFIGLATRPLALLLALYTLGTAIVAHHYWSMSGMARYENEINFFKNVSIIGGLLLLYVSGAGAYSIDARRRERQA, via the coding sequence ATGGTGAAGGGGCATGATGGGCTGTTGTTGGTGGGGCGTTTCCTGCTGGTGCTTCTGTTCCTGGTTTTCGGCGTACAGAAGCTCGACTACGCAAGTACGGTGCATTACATGATGCAGGTCGGCGCACCGCTGCCCGGGCTGGCGGCGGTTGTCGCCATCGTCATGGAGACCCTCGTTCCGCTGGCGATCTTCATCGGTCTGGCCACCCGGCCGCTGGCGCTGCTGCTTGCGCTGTACACCCTGGGCACCGCGATCGTCGCTCACCATTACTGGAGCATGAGCGGCATGGCCCGGTATGAAAACGAGATCAACTTCTTCAAGAACGTCAGCATCATCGGCGGCCTGTTGCTGCTGTACGTGTCCGGTGCGGGCGCGTATTCGATCGACGCCCGGCGGCGCGAACGTCAGGCTTGA
- a CDS encoding YciI family protein, with product MPQYLISTYLPDDFDPSQMTEQTIQAIHALNRELIAAGVRRFACGLSPKAVTVRSQADGEAIVTDGPYLETKEYVGGLSILETENIDQALAWVRKGARVIPGVVEVREIFFNPAPAEDCVR from the coding sequence ATGCCGCAATATCTCATCTCCACCTACCTTCCCGACGACTTCGATCCCTCGCAGATGACCGAGCAGACCATCCAGGCGATCCATGCACTGAACCGGGAATTGATCGCTGCCGGCGTCAGGCGATTCGCCTGCGGGCTGAGCCCGAAAGCCGTCACCGTGCGCTCGCAAGCCGACGGCGAGGCCATCGTGACCGACGGCCCCTACCTGGAAACGAAAGAGTACGTGGGCGGACTGTCGATACTCGAGACCGAGAATATCGACCAGGCACTGGCCTGGGTACGCAAGGGCGCCAGGGTCATTCCAGGCGTGGTCGAGGTGCGGGAGATCTTCTTCAACCCCGCACCGGCGGAAGACTGCGTGAGGTAG
- a CDS encoding peptidase C13, translated as MKITVLCLFLILTTTSAVAADSFSARVQNAKRIENSAVGKAYQTTLWDHIGHYGATVMTACFNNFSSSGTKPFTVVANILPNRTLSQVEVRPETKIAQCFINGFKHAPFPAPPASFGKSGIPIEIDMSIEP; from the coding sequence ATGAAAATTACCGTGCTCTGCCTATTTCTCATCCTTACTACGACATCAGCTGTAGCAGCGGATTCATTTTCGGCAAGGGTACAAAATGCTAAACGCATCGAAAATTCTGCTGTGGGCAAGGCATACCAAACGACGCTTTGGGATCATATTGGGCATTATGGTGCAACCGTGATGACCGCATGCTTCAACAATTTTTCAAGCTCCGGAACCAAACCTTTTACGGTTGTCGCTAACATCTTGCCCAATCGCACTCTTTCGCAAGTTGAGGTGCGTCCTGAAACGAAAATAGCTCAATGTTTCATCAACGGCTTCAAGCATGCACCGTTTCCGGCACCTCCTGCATCTTTCGGGAAATCTGGCATACCAATTGAAATCGATATGAGCATTGAGCCTTAG